GCCTTGTCCAGGGCATGGAGGAAGACCGGATGGAAAAAATGATCGATGTGGCGCTTTTTTTGGAGCCTTTATGGGAAAACGCCCTGGGGCCGGACTGGAAAAAGAAGATGACCCGGGAAACCGTCAGACGTTTATACGAAAGAATGTGAGGCATGGGATTTTTGTCAAGACTCGGACATTTTTTGGGCCGCGTCCATGGGCGGATCAGGAAAAGGATTTTTTTCGGGGGAAACCCGGACAACGCCCCGGCCGGGGCCATTGTTCTGTTTCCCCGGCTTGACCATGTTTTTTTCTGCGGTCTGACCGGAATCGTGGCCATCCAAAAAGCCTCCCCGGACGACGCCGATGACATCGGGTCTTTGATGGATGAAATCGAGGCGGGCCTGGGCGGAATCGAAAACCAGGGCTTTGACTCTTTCCCGGGAAACGGGGAGGGGTTTGACGATTTTTACCTGGGAGGGGCCGATGGAATCGAGGCTGTGGCCGACGCGGCCCGGCGTTTGAAAAATGAGCGTCCTTTTTTTGAGATTTACCGGACCCCCGCCATTTTAGAGAAGATATCGGCCTTGCATGGCCGTCTTTCAGACCGGGTTGGCCGCGAGGAGAAGGCGCTGTCGGACCGGATGGGCAATCTGGGGTCCGAAATGGTCCGGGTCATGTCCCGGCGGATCGATTCCGCAAAAGACATCGCCTGGTCTTTAAAGTCCGAGACAGCGAACAACATCCTGAAGGCTCAAAATCTCGCCGGGAAATCCGCCCGCTCATTGTCCATGCGGGGGCTGTCGGTTTTTAAAGCCGTCAACAGCGTGTTAAACGGCATTGACCGCCTGGAGGTGAGGGGCCGGGATTCAGCGGGAATATCGGTCATGTTCACGCTCAAAGCGTCCGATTTTGAGGCGCTTCAGGCAAGGCTCAAAGAAAAAAAACGTCCGGATCATTTTAAAAGCCGCGTCAACCTGGAGGTTTTGAGGGACATGGGCGTTGAGGTCCGCCATTTTCGGCGCCCGGGCGGCCAAAAGGCCGTGTCCGTCACATTCGTTTACAAGACCGCCGCGGAAATCGGGCGCCTGGGGGACAATGTGGCCGCGATCCGCCGCCGGATCAGGGACGACGATTTCCTTCACGCTCTGATATCCGCGAACTGGCTGGACAAAACCATCCTGGCCCACACCCGGTGGGCCTCGGTGGGCGCCATCACCGGGGCCAACTGTCACCCGGTGGACCACCGGACGCGGGTGGGAAAGAACGGCGCCCCGGGCGGCGACGGCGATGCCCCAGGCCCGGGCGTCATTCATGTCTGCCTCAACGGGGATATTGACAACTACGAGAAATTAAAAAGAGAAAGCGAAGAGGCCGGGCGCCTGATCCACCCCGACATCACCACCGACACCAAGATCATTCCCCTCCGGATTCGCGGCCACCTGGAAAAGGGTCTGGATATCGAAGAGGCCTTCCGAATGGCCGTAAACGATTTCACCGGGTCCCACGCCATCGCCATGCACACGGACCTTGCCCCGGGCCGCCTTTTCCTGGCCCAGAGGGGAAGCGGCCAGTCCATATTCGTGGGAATCGCCGACGAGCATTACATGCCCGCCTCTGAAATATACGGATTTGTCGAAGAGACGCCCGTTTATGTCAAAATGAACGATGACGCGTCCCCGGACCCGGAAGAGGGGGGCCGGATTTTCATCCTGGATCAAAATTCCAAAGGCGGCCTGGACGGCATCAAAGCCATGCGCTATGACCAGACCCCTGTTTCCCTTGAGGAAAAACATGTCAAACGGACCCATCTGACCTCCCGGGACATCGACCGCCAGGGATTTGACCATTATTTTCTCAAAGAGATTTCCCAGTCCCCCGCCTCTGTGGAGAAAACCCTCCAGAATCGCTGGAAAATCACATCCGGAAAGACCCGGCGCTACGCGCTGAATCTGGATGAAAGCGAATTTCCCTCAAAAATCGCCCAATCCATTCAAAACGGCGTCACGCGACGGGTTTTTTTCATGGGCCAGGGAACGGCGGGGGTGGCGGCCAAAGCGTGCGCGGGCATCTTGAGCGCCTACGCGCGGGATCCCCTGTTTCATGTGTCCGCCCTCAAGGCGTCGGAATTAAGCGGATTCAACCTTGATCGCGGGGAAAAGGGCCCGGACGGCATGGCGGACTCCCTGGTGATCGCCATCAGCCAGTCGGGCACCACCACCGACACCAACCTGACGGTGGACATGGTCCGGGAAAGGGGCGCCGGGGCCATCGCCATTGTCAACAGGCGGGATTCGGACCTCACGTTTAAGGTGGACGGCGTGATGCACACCAGCAGCGGCCGGGACATTGAAATGTCGGTGGCGTCCACCAAGGCCTTTTACTCCCAGATTGTGGCCGGCGCCCTGCTGGGCCTTAAAATCGCCGAGTTGAAAGGGTGGAAAGACGCCCGGTTCATATCCGAAGAGATCAAAAACCTGCTGGCCCTTCCCGGCCACATGGAAAGCGTTTTTGCGCTTAAAGACAAGATCGAAAGCTCGGCGCGGGAAAACGCCGTAAAAAAAGCCTTTTGGGCCGTGGTGGGAAGCGGCCCCAACAAGGCGTCGGCCGACGAAATCAGGATCAAACTCAGCGAGCTTTGCTACAAGACCATTTCATCGGATTTTGTCGAGGACAAAAAACACATCGATTTGTCCGCCGAGCCCTTGATCATCGTGTGCGCCTCGGGGGTCCGGGAGAATGTCATCGGCGACATTGTGAAAGACACCGCGATATTCCGGGCCCACAAATCGGCCCCCATTGTCATCGCGGACGAAGGCGAGCGCCGGTTCGACGCCTATGCCCACGATGTCTTTAATGTTCCCCGGGTCAGCGAGCGCCTGGCGCCGGTGACCAGCGCGCTGGCGGGCCATATCTGGGGATACTACGCGGCCCTGGCCATCAATGACTGCTCCCGTTTTTTTCACGGGCTGAGGAAAAGAATCCAAAAAGCCCTGGATGAGCGTCTCAAAAAGGGGCTGGACATTGTGGAGATTGTCCTGGAAAATGGTTTTAAGGAAGAGATGGCGGCCTCCTACTATGAGTTCAGGAAAAAAATAGGCAAAGACCTTCTGCCCGCCATCGGCCAGTCCCACTGTGTTTTGGACCTGGCGCTTCTTTTGAAGTATCTTTCGGGAAGGCTCCCGGTCTCGGATTTTGAACTGGATTTCCAAAAAAAAGGAACCGCCTCGAACATGATCGGCATGCTGTTTGAGCGCCTGGGAGAGCTTGTCAGCCTCACGGCCCGGCCCATCGACGCCATCAAGCACCAGGCGAAAACCGTCACGGTGGGAACCAGCCGGATCACGGAAAAGCTGGACGGGATACTGTTTGAGACCTTTGAGGAAAACGGTTTCCATGTGTCCCAGATTATCAACCGGAACGTGCTGGTGCTCAAAAACATACAGGGAATCGTCCAAAGCGTCGAGGGCTCCATCCTGTACCGGGTAGACGGTCTCAATCTCATGGGGGAGCCCACACAGGACACCACCATCACGGTGCTGAAAAAGGAGGGGTCCCTGGCGTCCCTTCCTTCCCGGGTGGAGTCCGATCCCGCCCTTAAGGGAACCAAACGGCTCATTGTGGCGGAGCAAAACGTCTATATCGGAAAAGGGCGGAAGGATGACCGGAATATTATCGTGGCGCCTTTTATCTCCACATCCGGCCGGGCGCCCAGCCGCATTGAGCATCTCCTCCTTTTAAATGTGGTGTACAAGGAACGCATCACCCTTTCTGAAAAAATCAGATGTCTCGGGGGAAAATGCGAAAGGATCAAAAACATCGTCCAGGAAAACAGCGTGGCCTGGCGCGACGATTTTCTGGACCTCATTGAGACCAATGAGCTTTTCGGCGTGTCGGCTGAAAAAATAGCGGATCGGATTGTGTCCTGTGAAGATTCGAATTAATGAAGGATTTTTGTAAAAGAATAAGCGCGAGGCTTTAAAAAGGGAGAAACAATGGAGGCTATCTTCGGGTTGGACGTCAAAATCGCCGAAACATTCAGCGAAGATCAGAAAGCTGTGGTTTTTCACGGAAGCTGCCTTGATTTGCTGAAAGATATCCCGGATCATTCGGTTCAGCTGGTGGTCACTTCTCCTCCTTACAATATTGGAAAAGAGTATGAGAAAAAACTCGAAATAAAAACCTACCTGGACCAGCAGAAGGAAGTGATCAAAGAGTGCGTTCGCATTCTTTCCCATACGGGGAGCGTCTGCTGGCAGGTCGGAAATTATGTCAAAGACGGTGCCATTATTCCCCTTGACACTGTTTTGTATCCGATATTTCATGATCTGAATCTTGTCATGAGAAATAGAATTGTCTGGCATTTTGAACATGGTTTGCATTGCTCGAGAAGGTTTTCAGGACGCTATGAAACCATTATGTGGTTCACTCGAAAGACAAAGGAGTTCGTTTTTGACCTTGATCCGGTGAGAGTGCCCCAGAAGTATCCAGCCAAAAAATATTTTAAAGGCCCCAAGGCGGGTCAATATTCCTGCAACCCCCTTGGCAAAAATCCGGGGGACGTTTGGGACGTCCCGAACGTCAAGAGCAATCATGTGGAGAAAACTCAGCACCCGTGTCAATTCCCGGTGGAACTGATTGAGCGCCTGGTTTTGTCGATGACCCAAAAAGGGGATTGGGTGTTTGACCCGTTTCTTGGCGCCGGCACATCCATCATCGCCGCCATTCGACGTGGAAGGAAAGGGGTTGGAGCGGAGACGGAAAAGCGATATGTGGATATTGCCCGAGACAGGATACAAAAGGCCATTGATGGAACATTGCGGACAAGACCAATGAATAAACCCAAATACGATCCGTCATCCAGTCGAAATCGGTTGGCCATATCCCCCTGGGATAGAAAAGACTTAATCTCTCATCAGCTCACATTGCCTGAAAGTCGGGGCGGGGGGGCTCTGTGAAAATAGCTGAGACATACTCCCATTTAAACGGTCTTGAATTCCTGCTCGTCCACAAGCCTGAGCTGTGGGAAGAAATACAGACGGTGATTGGTCAGGTGGATGGAAAAGCCTGCAAGACGAAATTATCAAAGGAAAAAAACATGAAAGGCCGTTTGCTTTACAGCCCCATTGAGATGAACCGGTCTTTTAACGGGCTTCTTAAAGCAAAGGACTGGATGGAGAGCCGGGTCAGCTATTGGGTGACGAAAGATGAGAAGCTGATCCGAAAAACCCTCTCCATGCCTCCTGAAAAGCAGAAAAAAGAGATTGAGGCGGCCGGCTGTTTTCCGATTTTCAGCTATAACCAGACGGATTTTGTGAAAGACAGGCTCGCCATTGAGGTTCAATTCGGGAAATACGCTTTTGTGGCTTACGACTTGTTCGTGAAACATCTCGCTTTTTATATTGGGGATAAGATTGACGTGGGAATTGAGATTTTGCCCATGAAAACGTTGCAGTCGCAGATGAGTTCCGGGGTGGCCTATTATGATGGGGAATTGTACAATGTCATTCGGCAGGGGCGCGGAGTCCCCGGGGTTCCTTTGGTAATCATCGGAATAGAAGACTGACCCCCTGGTTGCGGTTTTTTTCTAACGCGGCGCTTTCCTTCGCGCGATATCGTTCGGGGCGTGGTTTTTTTCAAACAAAACCCTCACCCTTTCCCCGGGCTGGGCCAGGGCCGCGCTTTCACCCTTTTCGTTGACGATTTTTTGAATGACATCCGGGACAATCGGCCCTCTCCGGCCCAGGACCTCCACCTCTTCGTTTAAAAAAAACCGATTCCGGGCCTCCACGAGGGCCATGCCGCCGACGTCCCGGATGATTTTTCCGATGAAAACGCCGTGGTTTTCCACGCTGGACACGTCGTGCCTCATGGACTCCGGGCCGGGATGTCCGAAGTAAAAACCCGGGCCGCATCCCCGGGCGCTGACGCCTTCAAGCTCTTCGATCCAGCCGGGATCCGGGGCCCAGCCCTCCGGGTCTTCATAGAATCGGTCAACGGCCTCCCGGTAAACCCGGAGGACGGTGGCCAGGTAGTGGATTCCCTTCATGCGTCCCTCGATCTTAAGGGAGTTCACGCCCGCTTTGATCATCTCGGGAATATGCGCCGCCATGCAAAGGTCCTTTGAGTTGAAGATATAGGTTCCCCGGGCGTCTTCGGCCACCGGCATGTAGCGGCCCGGCCGTTTCTCCTCCATCACCGCGTATTTCCATCTGCACGGATGGGAGCAGGACCCCCGGTTGGCGTCGCGTCCGGACATGAGCGCGCTTAGCAGGCATCTTCCGGAGTAGGACACGCACATGGCGCCGTGGACGAAGGATTCGATTTCAAGGGACGTCCGGGAGGCTATTTCGGACACTTCTCCAAGGGAAAGCTCCCGGGCCGTGTTGATCCGGGTCGCGCCCATTTTTTCCCAGAAAAGCGCCGCGCCCGCGTTGACGGTGTTGGCCTGGACGCTGATGTGGACGGGAATGCCCGGGGCCTTTTCTTTCGCCAGAAGAAAAACCCCCGGGTCCGCGATGATCACGGCGTCGGGTCCGATTTCGTTGACAGAGGCCAGGAAATCCGATATGGCGCCGAATTCATGGGTTCGGGGGAAAATATTGCAGGCCACATAGACCTTGACGCCCTTGTCATGGGCCAGTTCCACCCCTTGTCTCATTTCCTTTGGGGTGAAGTTTCCGGAAAAATTTCTGAGACTGAAATCCTTTCCCCCAAGGTAAACGGCGTCCGCCCCGTAATGGATGGCGATTTCAAGCTTTTCAGGGTTTCCGGCCGGGGCCAGCAGCTCGATTTTACTGTTTTCGGTTTTCATGGCCGGTCCCGGCCCTTGAGGGATTCCAGGGTTTCTTTGAGACTTTCACGCCAGGGTCGGGGGATGATTTGGAAGCGCTCCCGGATTTTGGAGCAGTCCAGGACGGAAAAATACGGTCGGCGCGCCGCCGCAGGGTACTCGTCTGAGGAGATCGGCCTGACCACAGGGGCCTTTGGGAGAATCCCCAGCTCTTCGGCGATTTCGAATATGGCCCGGGCAAACGTGTCCCACGTGGCTTCTCCCTGCCCGCAGAAGTGAAACAGGCCCCGGGGCGCCCGGGGGGATCGCATGACCATGGAGGCGATGGACAAAAGGGCCTCGGCCAAATCCCCGGCGCAGGTGGGGGAGCCGCGCTGGTCCGACACCACCGCGATTTCGTTTTTGTCCTTTGCCAGTTTGAGCATGGTTTTCATGAAGTTGGCGCCATGAGCCCCGTAGAGCCATGAGGTTCGGACAATGATGTGAGAGTGAAGCCGCCGCCTGATTTCGTTTTCTCCCAGAAGTTTTCCGGCCCCGTAAACGTTCAGGGGCCGGGTCGGGTCGGATTCCAGGTACGGGGTTTTTTTTTCGCCGTCAAAGACAAAATCCGTTGAGACATGAATGAGGGCCGCGTTTTTTTCCCGGCATTGATCGGCCAGAACGGCCGGTCCCCGGCTGTTGGCCAAAAACGCCGCGTCCGCGTCTTTTTCGGCGTGATCCACGTGGGTGTAGGCCGCCGCGTTGATCACGGCCCGGGGCCTGTGGACGCCAAACGCTTTTTTTACCCCGGCTTCATCGGCGATGTCCAGATCGGGAAGGTCCAGGCCCGCGATGTCCATTCCCCGGTCTTTTCCCCGGCGCGTCAGCTCCCGGCCCAACTGCCCCTTTGATCCTGTCACAAGGAGTGTCATTTCTTAAACAGGCCGGAGTCGAAATCCTCGGGGGCGGGCTCCCCCTTCCGCTTTCGCGCTTCGCCGGGCAGGGCGCCGGGATTGTTTTTTTTCAGGATGTTTTCCATGGTGGGCGCCAGCCATATCTCCACTTTTGAGTCGCCGGTGGAGATATTGATCACGCACCACCGGTTCTCTTTGTTGTAGATTAAAAGGGTGCGGGGAGATTTGAAGGAGCTGACCAGACGCCAGTTGTCCTCGCCCATGTTTTCGTTAAAAAACCGGATCAGCGGGCTGAGCCTGATTTTTCCCCTGAACACCAGGACCCCGGCCGAAAATCCGGGGGTCTGGAAAACAAAGGTGGATTTTTTGTCCAGCTTGTACCCGGGGGGAATGAGCACATCGTTAAAGTCGTGGTAGGCCGGCAGTTTTTTCCGGTTTCGCGTCTGTCCGGGAAAGCCGTCTCGGCCGCCGGACATTTCGGCGCATCCGGCGATAAAAATAAGAGACGCGGAGGCGATCAAAGCGAAAATCCACATGTTTTTCCGATGATGTGATCTGTTCATGGCCATACCCCTTTCCTGTGAGTCGATGTCGTTTCGGTTGTTCATGCCAAGCGAATTACGCGACCCATTGTACAACTTTGCGCCGGGAAAAGTCAATCCGTCGCCGCCAAAAAAAAGGCAAAAAAATGACCGGGCTTTAAAAAAAATCAAAGCCCGGTCATTTGGATCAAAAGCGCTTCTTTTTTAAAGTCATATCATCAGGCGCCTTCGCTGATTTTTTCCGTCAGTTCGGGAATGAAATCCAGGATGTCTTCCACCACGCCCACGTCGGCCACCTGAAAGATGGGGGCCTTGGGATTTTTGTTGATGGCGACAATGAACGGCGAGCCCTTGATTCCGCCCATGTGCTGGAAAGACCCGCTGATTCCCAGGGCCAGGTACACCTTGGGTTTGACCGTCTGGCCTGACGTTCCCACCTGGCGGGATTTTTCAAGCCATTTGGCGTCCACGATGGGCCGGGAGCATGACACCACCGCGCCCATGGCGTCGGCCAGCTCCTGAGCGATCTCGATGTTGTCCTCGTCTTCGATGCCCCGTCCCACGGAAACCAGGACGTCTTCCTTGGTGATGTCCACATCGCCCACTTCGGCTTCCACGATTTCGAGAAAGCGGCGTTTCACCGACATATCCCCGACATCGCCGGATTTGTCCGCAACCTGTCCGCCGGCGGACTTGCTTTCATCCGGCTGGAAGGAGCCGGGCCGAACGTTGGCCACGGCGCCGTTTGAAAGGTCGCAGGTCACATGGGCGCTGACCATGCCGCTGTATTCCTGGCGGACGACTTTTAAAAGGTCTCCGTCGATCCCCTCAAAATCCACGACGTCCGGGACAAAGGCCGCGTCCATTTTGATGGAAAGGCCGGGTCCCAGGTCCATGCCGAAGGTGTCGTGGGGCGCGAGAAGGATCACGTCTCCGCCGTCGGGAAGGACGCTGAGCAGCGCCTTGCGGATGGATTCCGCGTTGGGATAGGCGAAGGCCTCGTTGTCCAGCTTCCAGACTTCTTTGTATGAGGCGGCCATATCGTCGCACACCTTGTCCAGATCGGCCCCGGATCCCGCCACAATGGCGATGGGCTGGGCGCCGGCGTCTATTTTTTTCGCCGCTGAGATCAGTTCCAGGGCCGAGTCTTCGGCGACTCCGTCTTTGTGAGTGATGTATGCGAATATTTGTTTGCTCATTATTTGATGCCTCCTTTGGCTTTTAACAGCTCCATGAGTTTATCAATAATTTCCTCGGCGCTCCCCTCGAGCATTTCGGCGCCTTCCCCAAGATCGGGAATAAAGTAATCCATGCGTTTGACCCTGGCGCCGGCCTCTCCGGCTGTGGAATCGTCCAGCCCCAGGTCCGAAGCCGAATGAACCGGGATTTCCATGGAGGCCACTTTCCGGATTCCGCGGATTCCCACGTAACGGGGCTCGTTGATGCCCGTCTGGATGGACAGAACGCAAGGCATATCGATTTCGCTCATTTCCTGGTTTCCGCCCTCAATTTCCCGTCCGATTTTGATTTTTCCGTTGTCCAGCGGCTCAATGTAATTGACCAGAGACGCGTAGGGCAGATCCAGCAGCGCCGCCAGCATGCCGCCCACCTGGGCCGCGCCGGCGTCGGCCTGGGCCCCGGTGAGGATCAGGTCGTAGTTTCCTTTCTCGATGGCCGCCTTCAGTATATGGGCGATCCCTTTTCCGTCGGCCTTTTCAAACATGTCGTCGGAAAGCAGGATTCCCTGGTCCACGCCCATGGCCATTTCCCGTCGAATCACCTCTTCCGACTCCTCGTCTCCGACGGCCGCCACCGTGACGCTTCCGCCGACTTTGTCCCGTATCTGAATCGCTTCTTCAACGGCGTAGTTGTCCCATTCGTTCACCGAATACACAAGGTCGTCGCGCTCGATATCCGTGCCGTCGCTGTTGACCTCTATTTCGTTCTCCGAACTATCCGGCACTCTTTTGACGCACACAAAAATTTCCATGTTCATCCTCCCAGAAAAGTTTTGTTAAAATTCATGGCAAATGGCTGGTTTATATATGCCGTTCGATCAATTCCGTAAAATCCAGGGCCTCCATCTCGCCTTCCAGCCCGGCGACTTTGATGGCGTCCTCGATGTTCACCAGGCAGAACGGGCAGGCGGTGACGATGACGTCGGCGCCGGCCTCTTTGGCCATTTCCACCCGCATCACGCCCATTCTCTCGTCTTCCTCGGGCTCGTAAAAAAGCATCAGGCCCCCGCCCCCGCAGCAGAACGAGCGGTCTTTGTGTTTTTTCATCTCCACCCGTTTGAGTCCGCCGATGGCGTCCAGCGCCTCCCGGGGGTCTGTGTACAGATTGTTGTGCCGCCCCAGGTAGCAGGGATCGTGGTAGGTGTAAACCTTGTCCTTGTCCGTCGTGTCTTTCAGGGCCAGCTTTCCGGAGCGAACACTCTCCGCCACCACCTGGCTGATGTGCGCCACCGGCGGCAGGCCCTGGTAATCGTTTTTAAGGGCGTTTAAGGCGTGGGGGTCCGAGGTCACGATTCGTTTCGCGCCTGTGTTCAGGATGGCGTCGGTGTTGGTCTCTTTCAAAGTGACAAACAGCATTTCCTCGCCGAAGCGCCGGACTTCGTTTCCACTGTCTTTTTCCGCTTTTCCCAGCACTCCGAAATCCACGCCGGCGGCCGTCAGGATTCGGGCGGTGGAGCGGGCCAGGTCCTGCATCCGGTCGTCATAAGACGAGATGCTGTCCACAAAGTACAGGGTGTCCACGGTGTCTTTCTTTTTCAAAACCTTCACCGGGACCTCTTCGGAAAAGCCCTCGGCCTTGATCCAGTCCGCCCGTTTTTTCTCCATCTTGCCCCAGGGATTTCCCCTCTTCTCAAGGGCGCTCAAGGGCTTCTGGAGAGACTGGGGCACCATGCCCTCGTCCACCATGCCCCGCCGCATATCCACGATTTTATCGATATATTCGTTGCCCAGCGGGCATTCCTGCTCGCAGGCGCCGCATGTGGTGCAGGACCAGATTTCGTCCTCTTCGTAGATGTCCCCGATGAGGTCCTTTTCTTTTTGGGCCTCTTTGGGCAGGATGGGATATTTCTCAAAGACATGGTCCCGGCCTTTGATGGTCAAAAACCGGGGGGAAAGGGGTCTTCCCACCGCGTTGGCCGGGCATTGATCCGAGCAGCGGCCGCAGTCCGCGCATGAGTAGAAATCCAGGATGTGCTTCCAGGTGAAATCCTCGAATTTTTTCACACCGAAAGACTCCAGGTCGTCCAGGCCCTCGTCGGTCACGCCGTATTTCACGGGCTTGACGTTCCCCCGGTCAATGCGCATGAAAAGCACGTTGAAAAAGGAGGTGATCACGTGAAAATGTTTGCCCAAAGGCAGAAAGCACAGGAAAAAGAAGAAGGCGGCGTCATGGACGAAGTAAGACAGAAGGTGAAGGGTCTGGAGCGATTCCACGGAGACGTTTTTCACCGCCAGGGTCAGCGCCCAGGCCAGGGTGCCGGCGGGGGCCAGGTGGGCCTCCATGCCCTTTTGAAGCTGGGCGGACACCAGACTGGCCTCGAACAGGCTCTCCGATATCATCAGAAGGGAGATAATGCCCAGAACAAACACCGCCTCGGCCGTGTGGTCGTGGCCGTATTTTTCCGGAACCGCGTAGCGCTTGGGTTTGACAATTCCCCTGCG
The DNA window shown above is from Candidatus Desulfarcum epimagneticum and carries:
- a CDS encoding Electron transfer flavoprotein, whose protein sequence is MMETALISPAKAVFFGAPAAILSVLIPLAGIAIFAWIMHRRVLPLLNAQPDFRLDRMPERIVQMLKMWLLQWRQPRYMLAGVIHIVIFAGFLVLSVRSISLVIIGVFDGFVLPGLGGALGDVYNFFKDFAATLVFLACVAAAIRRGIVKPKRYAVPEKYGHDHTAEAVFVLGIISLLMISESLFEASLVSAQLQKGMEAHLAPAGTLAWALTLAVKNVSVESLQTLHLLSYFVHDAAFFFFLCFLPLGKHFHVITSFFNVLFMRIDRGNVKPVKYGVTDEGLDDLESFGVKKFEDFTWKHILDFYSCADCGRCSDQCPANAVGRPLSPRFLTIKGRDHVFEKYPILPKEAQKEKDLIGDIYEEDEIWSCTTCGACEQECPLGNEYIDKIVDMRRGMVDEGMVPQSLQKPLSALEKRGNPWGKMEKKRADWIKAEGFSEEVPVKVLKKKDTVDTLYFVDSISSYDDRMQDLARSTARILTAAGVDFGVLGKAEKDSGNEVRRFGEEMLFVTLKETNTDAILNTGAKRIVTSDPHALNALKNDYQGLPPVAHISQVVAESVRSGKLALKDTTDKDKVYTYHDPCYLGRHNNLYTDPREALDAIGGLKRVEMKKHKDRSFCCGGGGLMLFYEPEEDERMGVMRVEMAKEAGADVIVTACPFCLVNIEDAIKVAGLEGEMEALDFTELIERHI